In one Nocardia tengchongensis genomic region, the following are encoded:
- a CDS encoding DUF3180 domain-containing protein, with protein sequence MKPTRVLDLCANVLLAAVVAWVATNLAYSSFPPISVFSGASLLPVALLEVVLAFVIRQRKDNHGIGPGSGQLHPITAARAVALAKASAQVGSLVGGIWLGFLVWLAMHSDLRAASADTPGAIVGLVSGAALVAAALWLEYCCRAPIEPPDEAATS encoded by the coding sequence ATGAAGCCGACCCGCGTTCTGGACCTGTGCGCGAATGTCCTGCTGGCGGCGGTGGTGGCCTGGGTGGCCACCAATCTCGCGTATTCGAGCTTCCCGCCGATCTCGGTGTTCTCGGGCGCCTCGCTGCTGCCGGTGGCGCTGCTGGAGGTGGTGCTGGCCTTCGTGATTCGGCAGCGCAAGGACAATCACGGGATCGGTCCCGGGTCCGGGCAGCTGCATCCGATCACGGCGGCCCGCGCGGTGGCGCTGGCCAAGGCCTCGGCCCAGGTGGGTTCGCTGGTGGGCGGCATCTGGCTGGGGTTCCTGGTGTGGCTGGCCATGCATTCGGATCTGCGTGCGGCGTCGGCGGATACGCCGGGGGCGATCGTGGGTCTGGTCAGTGGTGCGGCGCTGGTGGCGGCGGCATTGTGGCTGGAGTATTGCTGTCGCGCGCCCATCGAGCCGCCCGATGAGGCTGCTACTTCATAG
- a CDS encoding DUF6779 domain-containing protein, whose amino-acid sequence MVSPSRSSASRRRREDAGKFFTGFLLLLGLVASVFLVFSDNLHLIRVGLVAALWAAAIGALAATRYRREAAVDKAKVGDLQKVYQLQLEREVAARREYELGVETRVRHEVGADAAEMAALRAELTVLRESLQRLFDGDLPSERPALRADAVRVQELPVGDATPAPETANDNWPNADPWDAWSSPDQAEDEDDPRARIAPKFDPSHPEPPAFATPFDDPVTAETSIITDAMRQDYEAERAAAEPASDTPDPKPETPADPTPEATPAANGNGTETGNATGNGNGTTPAPAAPRLTPEPAAAVTVGRAASRRRRRNDGNADDEGTQRLSVAEIMANLKSESSN is encoded by the coding sequence ATGGTTTCACCCTCCCGTAGCAGTGCTTCCCGTCGCCGCCGGGAGGATGCGGGAAAGTTCTTCACCGGCTTTCTGCTTCTCCTCGGACTGGTTGCCAGCGTTTTCCTGGTCTTCAGTGACAACCTCCACCTGATCCGGGTGGGCCTGGTCGCGGCGCTGTGGGCGGCCGCCATCGGCGCCCTCGCCGCCACCCGTTATCGCAGGGAGGCGGCCGTCGACAAGGCGAAAGTGGGTGACCTTCAGAAGGTCTACCAACTCCAGCTGGAACGCGAGGTTGCTGCCCGCCGCGAATACGAGCTGGGCGTGGAGACCCGGGTCCGCCACGAGGTCGGCGCGGACGCCGCGGAGATGGCCGCGCTGCGCGCCGAACTGACGGTCCTGCGCGAGAGTCTGCAGCGCCTCTTCGACGGTGACCTGCCCTCCGAACGCCCCGCCCTGCGTGCGGATGCCGTTCGGGTCCAAGAACTTCCGGTCGGCGATGCCACTCCGGCTCCGGAGACGGCGAACGATAACTGGCCGAACGCGGATCCATGGGACGCGTGGTCGTCCCCCGACCAGGCCGAAGACGAGGACGACCCGCGCGCCCGCATCGCCCCCAAATTCGACCCCTCGCACCCCGAGCCGCCGGCCTTCGCCACCCCCTTCGACGACCCGGTCACCGCGGAAACCTCGATCATCACCGACGCCATGCGCCAGGACTACGAGGCCGAGCGCGCCGCCGCCGAACCGGCCTCCGACACCCCGGACCCGAAGCCGGAAACCCCGGCCGACCCCACCCCCGAAGCCACCCCGGCCGCCAACGGCAATGGCACCGAGACAGGCAACGCAACCGGCAACGGCAACGGAACTACCCCCGCCCCCGCCGCCCCGCGCCTGACCCCCGAGCCCGCCGCCGCGGTCACGGTCGGCCGCGCCGCGTCCCGCCGTCGCCGCCGCAACGACGGCAACGCCGACGACGAAGGCACCCAGCGCCTCTCGGTCGCCGAAATCATGGCCAACCTCAAGTCGGAGAGCAGCAACTAG
- the panD gene encoding aspartate 1-decarboxylase: MLRTMMTSKIHRATVTHADLHYVGSVTVDQDLLDAADLLEGEKVSIVDITNGARLETYVIAGERGSGVIGINGAAAHLVHPGDLVILIAYGMMDAKELENYAPHVVFVDERNRPIELGTDPAHAPEGSDLISPRSLSLA, translated from the coding sequence ATGTTGCGCACCATGATGACGTCGAAGATCCACCGTGCCACGGTGACTCACGCCGATCTGCATTATGTGGGTTCGGTGACGGTGGACCAGGACCTGCTCGATGCCGCCGACCTGCTCGAGGGCGAGAAGGTCAGCATTGTCGACATCACCAACGGGGCCCGCCTCGAGACCTATGTGATCGCCGGTGAGCGCGGTTCCGGTGTGATCGGAATCAACGGCGCCGCAGCGCATCTCGTGCACCCGGGCGATCTGGTGATTCTGATCGCCTACGGCATGATGGACGCGAAGGAGCTCGAAAACTACGCTCCGCATGTGGTTTTCGTCGACGAGCGCAATCGCCCCATCGAGTTGGGCACCGATCCGGCGCATGCGCCCGAGGGCTCGGATCTGATCTCCCCGCGCTCGTTGTCGCTGGCCTGA
- a CDS encoding type III pantothenate kinase encodes MLLTIDVRNTSIELGLFSGSGEHAKLARHWRMHTNPLLTADEFALQVRGLIGADADQVVGVSALSTVPPVLRELREMLSRYWGHVPHVLVEPGVRTGIPLLVDNPKEVGADRIVNCLAAYHRFQSPAIVVDFGTAICVDLVSGKGEFLGGSIAPGVEISTEALISRSALRRAELTRPRSVVGKNSMECLQSGAIFGFAGLVDGLIDRIRDIDAFSGDDVAVVATGATAPLIVPESETIEHHEPNLTLDGLRLVYERNQQRRARTGTDRPE; translated from the coding sequence ATGCTGCTGACCATCGACGTCCGCAACACCAGTATCGAGCTGGGCCTGTTCTCCGGCAGCGGGGAGCACGCGAAGCTGGCGCGGCACTGGCGGATGCACACCAACCCGCTGCTGACGGCCGACGAGTTCGCGTTGCAGGTGCGCGGTCTGATCGGCGCGGACGCCGATCAGGTGGTGGGCGTCTCGGCGCTGTCCACGGTGCCGCCGGTGTTGCGTGAACTGCGCGAGATGCTGTCCCGTTATTGGGGGCATGTGCCGCACGTGCTCGTGGAACCCGGTGTGCGCACCGGTATTCCGTTGTTGGTCGACAATCCGAAAGAGGTCGGCGCGGACCGGATCGTGAATTGTCTTGCGGCATATCACCGTTTCCAATCCCCGGCCATCGTGGTGGATTTCGGGACGGCCATCTGTGTGGATCTGGTCTCGGGTAAGGGTGAATTCCTGGGCGGCAGTATCGCGCCCGGTGTGGAGATTTCCACCGAGGCGCTGATCTCCCGGAGCGCGCTGCGTCGCGCCGAGTTGACCCGGCCGCGGTCGGTGGTGGGCAAGAACAGCATGGAGTGCCTGCAGTCGGGGGCGATCTTCGGTTTCGCGGGCCTGGTGGACGGCCTGATCGACCGGATTCGCGATATCGACGCGTTCTCCGGGGACGATGTGGCCGTGGTGGCGACGGGCGCGACCGCGCCGTTGATCGTGCCGGAGTCGGAGACCATCGAGCATCACGAGCCGAATCTGACGCTGGACGGGTTGCGGCTGGTGTACGAGCGCAATCAGCAGCGTCGCGCCCGCACCGGTACAGACCGGCCGGAATAA
- a CDS encoding cysteine dioxygenase encodes MRSSVLSLPVDSRAAASSLLPEVTERATASALPTRLRPADLLRLTDEGAQDVLEGRYDHLLPDDGLWPTENRWAARLVADDEVDVWLISWVEGKYTELHDHAGSLGALTVLSGALAEYRWNGRDLRRRLLTAGDQASFPLGWVHDVVRAPTQFIDRAEAGITGPLNPTLSVHAYSPPLTAMSYYEVTGHGTLRRTRSVLTDQPEGELE; translated from the coding sequence ATGCGTTCCTCTGTTCTTTCCTTACCTGTCGATTCTCGTGCCGCCGCGTCGAGCCTCCTGCCGGAGGTCACCGAGCGCGCCACCGCCTCCGCTCTCCCGACCCGGCTGCGTCCGGCCGACCTGCTGCGCCTGACCGATGAGGGCGCCCAGGACGTGCTGGAGGGCCGCTACGATCACCTGCTGCCCGACGACGGCCTGTGGCCCACCGAGAACCGCTGGGCCGCAAGGCTTGTCGCGGACGACGAGGTGGATGTCTGGCTGATCAGCTGGGTGGAGGGCAAGTACACCGAACTGCACGATCACGCCGGCTCGCTGGGCGCGCTGACCGTGCTGTCGGGCGCGCTCGCGGAATACCGCTGGAACGGCCGCGACTTGCGCCGCCGCCTTCTCACCGCCGGTGATCAGGCGTCCTTCCCGCTCGGCTGGGTGCACGACGTGGTGCGGGCCCCCACTCAGTTCATTGACCGAGCCGAAGCGGGGATCACCGGCCCGCTGAATCCGACTCTGAGCGTGCACGCCTATTCCCCGCCGCTGACGGCCATGTCCTATTACGAGGTCACCGGCCACGGCACCCTGCGGCGCACCCGTTCCGTCCTCACCGACCAGCCCGAAGGCGAACTCGAATGA
- a CDS encoding rhodanese-like domain-containing protein yields MTNLTIDGMLAQARQQLRRLLPIELPQAIARGAILVDIRPQAQRLREGTLPGALVIERNVLEWRLDPSSSARLAMAEHHDVEWIVVCSEGYTSSLAAASLQQLGLRRATDLEGGYQALKAAGLLTVASSAPHFEREVATLAWL; encoded by the coding sequence ATGACCAACTTGACGATCGACGGCATGCTCGCCCAGGCGCGCCAGCAGTTGCGTCGCCTGCTCCCGATCGAATTGCCGCAGGCCATCGCGCGCGGCGCGATTCTGGTGGATATTCGCCCCCAGGCGCAGCGCCTGCGCGAGGGCACGCTGCCGGGCGCGCTGGTCATCGAGCGCAATGTCCTGGAATGGCGTTTGGATCCGTCCAGTTCCGCGCGCTTGGCGATGGCCGAACACCACGACGTGGAATGGATCGTCGTCTGCTCGGAGGGCTACACCTCGAGCCTGGCCGCGGCCTCGTTGCAGCAGCTGGGCCTGCGTCGCGCCACCGACCTCGAGGGCGGATATCAGGCCTTGAAAGCGGCCGGTCTGCTGACCGTCGCGTCCTCGGCGCCGCACTTCGAACGTGAGGTCGCCACCCTCGCCTGGCTGTAG